In Prunus dulcis chromosome 1, ALMONDv2, whole genome shotgun sequence, the following are encoded in one genomic region:
- the LOC117614456 gene encoding uncharacterized protein LOC117614456 — MVGEMKLMIAEEQKFQGKALSLSHTKTAITTIKEKFTEQQLQMFEQSCFGHLLGIEDLKWTSPIVHGVLLRKADPKTVSQLNGIKFIVGKKVIQFTAQQFCIVIGLRFGNLPFIPIPTNENCSLKRKYFANDKAVNLLELEKAFLECDDVDDVFKLGFLYFAVFVLLGSEKHVHIDMRYLKLAEDLEEFGKYPWGAVSYAKTNASLLRALCADYQRVKVPTKTAKTKKSEKKPTTTATGRPREYHLKGFPYALQVSKCPLMLKLNCICLQ, encoded by the coding sequence ATGGTTGGTGAAATGAAGTTGATGATTGCGGAGGAACAAAAGTTCCAAGGGAAAGCATTGTCGTTATCCCATACGAAGACCGCAATCACTACGATAAAGGAGAAATTCACTGAACAGCAGCTGCAAATGTTTGAACagagttgttttggtcatctcCTAGGGATTGAGGACCTCAAGTGGACTTCTCCGATTGTCCACGGGGTGCTGCTCAGGAAAGCTGATCCCAAGACAGTTTCCCAACTGAACGGGATCAAATTCATTGTTGGCAAGAAGGTCATCCAATTCACGGCGCAGCAATTTTGCATCGTGATAGGGCTAAGGTTTGGAAACCTTCCCTTTATTCCGATTCCCACGAATGAGAACTGCTCATTGAAACGGAAGTACTTTGCCAACGATAAAGCTGTGAACCTGTTGGAATTAGAAAAGGCCTTCCTCGAATGCGATGATGTGGACGATGTATTCAAGCTTGGATTCTTATACTTTGCTGTCTTTGTGCTGTTGGGCAGCGAAAAACATGTCCACATTGACATGCGATATTTGAAGTTGGCGGAAGACCTTGAAGAGTTTGGGAAGTATCCATGGGGTGCTGTGTCTTATGCGAAGACAAATGCGTCACTGCTGAGGGCACTTTGTGCAGATTACCAGCGAGTGAAAGTGCCCACAAAaactgccaaaacaaaaaaatctgaaaagaaaccaacaacAACGGCAACCGGTAGACCAAGAGAGTACCACCTCAAAGGTTTCCCCTATGCACTTCAGGTGAGCAAATGTCCATtgatgttgaagttaaattgcATTTGTTTACAATGA